The DNA region TGGCTGTAGCCTTGCTGGGCATGATCGGCGCCATGGTCTTTGGGTCGCTTGTCATGACGACGAGATCCGTAGAGGCCGGACGAGACCATGCGGCGAAGGAACAAACGATCAGAAGAGTGTTACGTCTCATGGCCGAAGAAATTGCGCTCAGTAAACGGCA from Nitrospirota bacterium includes:
- a CDS encoding prepilin-type N-terminal cleavage/methylation domain-containing protein produces the protein MSLPAVPLSKPDAGFTLVEVLVAVALLGMIGAMVFGSLVMTTRSVEAGRDHAAKEQTIRRVLRLMAEEIALSKR